A part of Hevea brasiliensis isolate MT/VB/25A 57/8 unplaced genomic scaffold, ASM3005281v1 Scaf16, whole genome shotgun sequence genomic DNA contains:
- the LOC110669894 gene encoding uncharacterized protein LOC110669894 — MEYVITIGEIAKTLLSSIARLIGHLISYNTNIKNLEKELQKLVDKKATEVDPRVDEAERNLEIIAESVIRWQKEVDDINQKGKEFLENDIEVINKRLNGLCPDPKSLYSLSRKAKEMTKEVLGLLQEAAKFDEISHPGPPPKIGSTFITEGIRDFESRESIKNEVWEALKDDKLSMISICGIGGVGKTTMVKQLAQEVERQKLFDEVAMAVVSQTPNIKKIQGDIASCLSLKLDDESELTRAGKLRQRLINCGKTILLILDDVWSELDFEKIGLPSMGERKGHTIMLTSRNKDVCNKMGSEKNFPVDVLTNEEAWDLFGEMAGISIDHHLHHTATEIANECGGLPIAIVNIAKALKNKRRNIWDDALGQLKNSNLQDISGDVFSKIELSYKFLEHEEAKLCFLLCSLFPEDFNIRVEDLVRYGMGLRLFKNVDNVHQARDRVYALIDVLKGSFLLLEGDNKWYDSVKMHDLVRDVAISIGSSDKHWYTIQSDARMKEWREKAGYKNCTAISLVCEKINGHPNDLECPKLELLQLSYDCQSQSLPNNVFEGMKELKVLALALGIPSMPQSLDVLKNLRTLRLVKFKSGQLHTIGALVKLEILEIDTGYLWELPEEIGLLKNLRLLDLRRVINLRYIPPGVLLGLSKLEELYVTDKFMMKWESKDVDKINASLSELETHHITALEITVPKASILPKDSVFRNLIRFKIFIGHKYAYGSLVDRDAVNVLHLEGEANDIKENGIFALLMWKTEVLNLVEVQNLKKVLYELEDYGFPDLKRSSVDECVEQEFLVDALERVPRSQEIRLSYFRNLREVKIRSCGKLKYFIPLSMARGLRQLHSIFIAGCEEMEGIFNKNEVDDEIEFPELKDLRLDHLPKFHGFIINKSLTCKDMEQPSASQMNNGTETELPQYQARIGLVEMFSTLFSSLCPRLPNLQELNLDSCSFLKVVFPPAIAQQLVQLKKLIIHGCSEMEFIVAEEQEEEKNKRISKIVFPKLILLDLWKLPKLVAVCPDSHISFDWLSLEQLNLLSCPEMKTLCAAIPGSTSLNKSFDQIDLIGGKKIMCPRSSITQGLVRRGRERKNVSSKKDIKQPSTFQMNNGQFQSSIEPAEIISILLPSNWLLLPNLQNLHLGACNSLKVIFPPSVAQQLVQLQYLNIRGCSGMEYIVAERQEQEKNKGTNEVVFPNLSLLELVTLPKLVAFCLDSHVSFDFPLLKRLNLYGCPNMKTFCFATSSSWAFSRSVDHTNNGFDGKHAHNSIVRGLLKGGREQKYVSSKEVSLVKNEEDPSVSHIDEKTETCYAFPSKLIEGFQNLENLKMEKSDTLEVIFSFDGLILQEYHATIGILNSLKELHLSSLSKLMHIWFKIPPEISAFQNLQLLRVNSCENLTYLFSPHSAKLLVKLQQIEVTSCKRMMEIIAKEDEEEQEASMNKIVFPQLKSLIFANLPNLKSFYSGTYALELPKLEKLKISDENYPLMGDLNATEKEVMLTRLLIHCKKILRRIENGQQSEGDLSNVRVLEVENCENLVNLIPFNLIECLQKLEKLIVRRCGSLMEMFECQGTNTDVGYFVTFSHLEEVQLSDLPKLMNIFTKIPENVIGFRKLRKLQVHICASLRNIFSVFVAKGLVQLQELDIESCYMLEEIIVAKEDEQEEEEASKEKIVFPQLRSLQLRSLPNLKCFYSGIYALEFPLLEKLKFCACNGMKTFSYGSLSMPKLKELKINYAYHQLMGSPDLNATMSQLFNMKKRGDQLYLKEDESDVIEKAGAEELLQVLQDSQLRAEEKSGFCICNVGLSSLDIYFN; from the exons ATGGAGTATGTTATTACAATTGGTGAAATTGCAAAAACCTTGTTGTCTTCTATTGCTCGACTGATTGGCCACCTAATTTCCTATAATACAAACATAAAAAATCTGGAAAAGGAGCTTCAGAAACTGGTTGATAAGAAGGCAACTGAGGTGGACCCACGTGTGGATGAGGCCGAAAGGAACTTGGAAATTATTGCTGAGTCTGTAATTCGGTGGCAAAAGGAGGTGGATGACATCAATCAAAAGGGCAAAGAATTtcttgaaaatgatattgaagtgATCAACAAGCGTTTGAATGGGCTGTGTCCAGATCCAAAGTCGCTTTATTCGTTGAGTAGGAAAGCTAAGGAGATGACAAAAGAGGTTCTTGGTCTGCTCCAAGAAGCTGCAAAATTCGATGAAATAAGCCATCCTGGTCCTCCACCAAAGATAGGATCAACCTTCATAACTGAAGGTATTAGGGATTTTGAATCAAGGGAATCAATAAAGAATGAAGTCTGGGAGGCCTTGAAGGATGACAAGCTTAGCATGATCAGTATATGTGGAATTGGTGGTGTGGGTAAAACCACAATGGTAAAACAGCTTGCGCAAGAAGTTGAAAGACAGAAATTGTTTGATGAGGTTGCGATGGCAGTAGTGTCCCAAACTCCTAATATCAAAAAGATACAAGGTGACATTGCATCTTGCCTGAGTTTGAAATTGGACGATGAGAGTGAGTTAACAAGAGCAGGCAAGCTTCGTCAGAGGCTTATAAACTGTGGTAAGACGATCCTCTTAATATTGGATGATGTTTGGAGCGAGTTGGATTTTGAAAAAATAGGACTTCCTTCAATGGGAGAGAGGAAGGGACACACAATTATGTTGACTTCACGTAACAAAGATGTATGTAATAAAATGGGAAGTGAAAAGAATTTCCCTGTGGATGTTTTAACAAATGAAGAAGCTTGGGATCTTTTTGGAGAGATGGCAGGCATTTCCATTGACCATCATTTGCATCATACAGCAACTGAGATTGCAAATGAATGTGGAGGCTTACCTATTGCCATTGTAAACATTGCAAAGGCATTAAAAAACAAAAGGAGAAACATTTGGGATGATGCGCTTGGACAGCTAAAGAATTCTAACCTACAAGACATATCAGGAGATGTGTTTTCCAAAATTGAATTAAGTTACAAGTTCTTGGAACATGAAGAGGCCAAGTTGTGTTTTTTGCTTTGTAGCCTGTTCCCTGAAGATTTCAATATTCGGGTTGAAGATTTGGTTAGATATGGAATGGGCCTGCGGTTGTTTAAGAATGTTGATAATGTGCATCAAGCAAGAGATAGGGTCTACGCGCTTATTGACGTACTTAAAGGATCATTTTTATTGCTTGAAGGTGATAACAAATGGTATGACTCTGTCAAAATGCATGATCTTGTCCGTGATGTAGCCATTTCAATTGGCTCTAGTGATAAGCACTGGTACACGATACAAAGTGATGCTAGAATGAAGGAGTGGCGAGAGAAAGCTGGGTACAAAAATTGCACTGCAATTTCACTTGTGTGTGAAAAAATCAATGGGCACCCTAATGATTTGGAGTGTCCGAAGCTTGAACTCTTACAGCTTTCATATGATTGTCAATCACAAAGCCTTCCAAACAATGTTTTTGAAGGGATGAAAGAACTCAAAGTTCTAGCTTTGGCTTTGGGTATCCCATCAATGCCACAATCACTTGATGTCCTCAAGAATCTTCGAACCTTACGTCTTGTGAAGTTTAAGTCAGGACAGTTACATACCATTGGGGCTCTAGTGAAACTAGAAATACTCGAAATTGATACTGGTTATTTATGGGAGTTGCCTGAAGAAATTGGACTACTAAAAAATCTAAGGTTGCTGGACTTGAGGAGGGTCATTAACCTTCGATACATTCCGCCAGGTGTATTATTAGGGCTGTCCAAACTAGAAGAGTTGTATGTGACAGACAAGTTCATGATGAAGTGGGAATCCAAGGATGTAGACAAAATCAATGCAAGCCTCAGTGAGCTAGAGACCCATCATATAACTGCATTGGAAATTACTGTGCCAAAAGCCTCCATTTTGCCTAAAGATTCAGTCTTTAGAAACTTAAtaagatttaaaatttttataggtCACAAGTATGCATATGGATCATTAGTTGACAGAGACGCAGTGAATGTGTTGCATCTTGAAGGAGAAGCTAATGATATTAAAGAAAATGGGATCTTTGCTTTGTTGATGTGGAAAACTGAAGTCTTGAATTTGGTAGAAGTGCAAAATTTGAAGAAAGTTCTCTACGAGCTAGAAGATTATGGTTTTCCAGATTTGAAGAGATCATCAGTTGATGAATGTGTTGAACAAGAATTCTTAGTTGATGCATTAGAGAGGGTTCCACGATCACAAGAAATACGGCTTTCATACTTCAGGAACTTGAGAGAAGTAAAAATTCGTTCATGTGGTAAGTTGAAGTACTTCATTCCACTATCCATGGCTAGAGGATTGAGACAACTTCATAGCATATTTATAGCGGGGTGCGAAGAGATGGAGGGAATTTTCAACAAAAACGAAGTGGATGATGAGATTGAGTTTCCTGAACTTAAGGATTTGAGGCTGGATCACCTTCCAAAATTCCATGGTTTCATCATCAACAAATCATTGACCTGCAAG GATATGGAACAGCCAAGTGCATCTCAAATGAACAATGGGACAGAAACTGAGCTTCCCCAATATCAAGCAAGGATTGGACTAGTGGAAATGTTTTCTACATTGTTTTCATCACTTTGTCCACGACTGCCAAATTTGCAGGAGCTAAACTTGGATAGTTGCAGTTTTCTAAAAGTGGTTTTTCCTCCCGCTATAGCCCAACAACTGGTGCAACTTAAAAAGCTGATTATCCATGGATGTTCTGAGATGGAATTTATTGTTGCagaagaacaagaagaagaaaaaaacaaGAGAATAAGCAAAATAGTGTTTCCTAAACTAATTTTGCTTGATCTTTGGAAGCTACCAAAGCTAGTGGCTGTTTGTCCTGATAGTCATATTTCTTTTGACTGGCTCTCATTAGAACAATTGAATTTACTTAGTTGTCCCGAAATGAAGACACTTTGTGCTGCAATTCCAGGCTCAACATCACTGAATAAAAGTTTTGATCAAATTGACCTTATTGGTGGCAAGAAAATCATGTGTCCAAGAAGCTCAATTACTCAAGGGTTGGTAAGAAGAGGTAGGGAGCGAAAAAATGTCTCCAGCAAAAAG GATATCAAACAGCCGAGTACATTCCAAATGAACAATGGACAATTTCAATCAAGTATTGAACCAGCGGAAATAATTTCCATATTACTTCCATCAAATTGGCTACTATTACCAAATTTGCAAAACCTTCATTTGGGTGCATGTAATTCGCTAAAAGTGATTTTTCCTCCCTCTGTGGCCCAACAATTGGTGCAGCTTCAATATTTAAATATCCGTGGATGTTCTGGGATGGAATACATTGTTGCAGAAAGACAAGAACAAGAAAAAAACAAGGGAACAAACGAAGTAGTGTTTCCTAACCTGTCTTTACTTGAACTTGTTACACTACCAAAACTGGTGGCTTTTTGCCTTGACAGTCatgtttcttttgattttcccCTGTTAAAACGATTGAACTTGTATGGTTGTCCCAATATGAAGACATTTTGTTTTGCTACTTCAAGCTCATGGGCATTTAGTAGAAGTGTTGATCATACTAATAATGGATTTGATGGCAAGCATGCACATAACTCAATAGTTCGAGGTTTGCTAAAAGGAGGAAGAGAGCAAAAATATGTTTCCAGCAAAGAG GTCTCACTAGTCAAGAACGAGGAGGATCCATCTGTTAGCCACATTGATGAGAAGACAGAGACATGTTATGCATTTCCATCCAAATTGATTGAAGGGTTTCAAAATTTGGAAAACCTTaaaatggagaaatctgataCATTGGAAGTGATATTTTCATTTGACGGGTTGATTCTTCAGGAGTACCATGCTACTATTGGAATCCTCAATTCTTTAAAGGAGTTGCATTTAAGTAGTTTATCTAAGTTAATGCATATATGGTTCAAGATTCCGCCAGAAATATCAGCCTTCCAAAACCTGCAACTGTTGAGGGTAAATTCTTGTGAAAATTTAACGTATCTTTTCTCTCCTCACTCTGCCAAACTTCTAGTAAAGCTCCAACAAATAGAGGTTACTAGCTGCAAGAGGATGATGGAAATTATTGCGAAAGaggatgaagaagaacaagaagcaAGCATGAACAAGATCGTGTTCCCTCAGCTAAAATCTCTGATATTTGCGAATTTACCCAACCTCAAGAGTTTTTACAGTGGGACTTATGCTCTTGAATTACCAAAGCTAGAGAAACTAAAAATAAGTGATGAGAACTATCCATTAATGGGAGACCTTAATGCAACTGAAAAAGAAGTG ATGTTGACAAGATTACTGATCCATtgcaagaaaattttgagaaggATAGAGAATGGTCAACAATCAGAAGGCGATTTAAGCAATGTACGTGTTCTGGAAGTTGAAAACTGTGAAAATTTGGTGAATCTCATTCCGTTCAATTTGATAGAGTGCCTTCAAAAGTTGGAAAAGCTTATTGTGCGTAGGTGTGGTTCATTGATGGAGATGTTTGAGTGCCAAGGAACGAATACTGATGTAGGATATTTTGTAACATTCTCTCATCTTGAAGAAGTCCAACTGTCAGATCTACCAAAACTGATGAACATATTCACCAAAATTCCAGAAAATGTCATTGGCTTTCGGAAGCTGAGAAAGCTACAAGTTCATATATGTGCCAGTTTGAGAAACATATTCTCAGTTTTTGTGGCTAAGGGTCTTGTACAACTCCAGGAACTAGATATAGAGAGTTGCTATATGTTGGAGGAAATAATAGTTGCAAAAGAGGatgaacaagaagaagaagaagcaagcaAGGAAAAAATTGTGTTCCCTCAATTAAGGTCTTTGCAACTTCGAAGTTTACCCAATCTCAAGTGTTTCTACAGTGGGATTTATGCTCTTGAATTTCCATTATtagaaaaattgaaattttgtgcTTGTAATGGGATGAAGACTTTCTCTTATGGATCCTTAAGCATGCCAAAGCTAaaggaacttaaaataaattatgctTACCATCAATTAATGGGATCTCCAGACCTTAATGCAACAATGAGTCAATTGTTCAACATGAAGAAAAGAG